Genomic window (Zingiber officinale cultivar Zhangliang chromosome 2B, Zo_v1.1, whole genome shotgun sequence):
GGCATTTGAATATCCATAAAACAAGCATCAAATCTGTGTGGTGGCTTGAGCATATCTATAGCAATTTTCCCACTATCTGCACAAGTTACTTCAGCACCATATTTTTTCAGAGCACCAGCTGCTACTCTTAGATTCACAACATTGTCATCAACAACCAGAATCTGTTTCCCATGAAGAAGACTATGCAATGGCAACTGAGGAAGCCGTCCATTCCGGGAATGTTCCCCATCTCCACAACCCATAACCCTTTGCAGAGATACTTGGAGCATGCTTGCTCTTAGTGGCTTTGTGATTATAGTTGAGACAAATTCCATTGAACTAGAAGAGTTCTTTTTTGAAGAAGTTGCAGGATTTGCCAAAAGAATGACCTTAGGGATATCCAACTGATCATCCTTTAATTTGTTCATAATGAAAGACCAAATGCCAGCATTTGTCAGCCATATTTCGTGTTCAATTAGCATCAAATTCGTAGCTACTGTCCCACTAGTTATTCGGTTAAGAACTTGATTCGGGTCCATTTCTATTATAGCATTTATTCCCAGCCTCTGAAGGTGGTATTTAGTGACTTTTGCTCGGACTGGTCTATCATCAACTACCAATGAAGTAAGCCCATGAAATTCAAATGATTTATACTCATTTGAGTTATTAGATGATCTTGTAAGGACCACTGTGAAGGTAAAAGTGGAACCAATCTGAGGTTCACTCACAAATCCAATTTCGCCCTTCATAAGACCAACTAGACACTTACTAATACTCAGTCCAATACCAGTCCCCCCATGTATACGAGAAATTGATGGTCTCACCTGCATGAAAGGAGTGAATACCCGTGACTGGGCTTCATAAGGAATACCCACCCCTGTGTCTTCAACAGATATTATTAAGTTTATTAGATCAGAAGTTGTTGATACAAGCGATGGATCAGATGCTGGgagttcctttttgaaaattttgaaattttcccAGCTACGCCTTCTATCTGCTACCGGAAAGGCACTCAAGCTATTTGCTGAATGGTATTCTGTTTCTATGTTCAATGAATTCATCACCTCTTCAGTAAGATGGACAGTCAAGTATATATGTCCTCTCTCAGTGAACTGCAGAAACAAAACCATCTAAGCATATCGAGTAGCTTCAGTAGGAATATTTCCCAAGGGAAAGGCTAGATACTTACTTTAATTGAATTTGCTATCAGATTTGTGATGATTTGGCGTATTCTTCCATGATCACCAATGACGACTTCAGGAATTTGATCAGATACATATACTGCCAACTACACAAAATATTCAAGCAGCACAAGAGAAAGAGACTTAGTTTCTGGGACATCTAAGAACTAGTACGATACCAAAAAATTCATAATACCTCTAGGCCCTTCTCCTGAGCCTTCCCATATAACAGTGACAAAATATCATCCAATACTGCCCGCAAGTCAAATGGCACGGCTTCAAGCTCAAGCTTACCCGACTCAATCTTTGCTTGATCCAAAACCTCATTAATTAGTGAGACCAAAGCTTTACCGCTGGCATGGGCAGTTCTAACATAGTCTTCCTGGGTCATGTCAAGATCCGTATCCATAAGCATTTGAAGCATTCCTGAGAAGTCGCATCTGATCATGAGTGATTATTTTCTAATACTAatcaagttaaaataaattttgactcACCCAAGACACCATTCATTGGAGTTCGTATTTCATGAGAAACAGTTGCCAAGAACTGAACAAGACAGGGTATCAAATATTACATGTGCAAAGCAACCACATGAAAAcaatgagaaaccaccaaagacGATAATGTACCTGAGATTTGGCAACGTCTGCAGCTTCAGCTTGTTTTTTAAGTACCATCATTTGCCTATAATCATCTTCTACCTTTGCAATGCGGCTAACAGTCGCATGAAATATGTATCCTACTAATAAAGCAATGACAAGAGTTCCAATTGATGTTGTTAATGCAAGCCAAGGCAGAGGAGCCTTCTGTTTGAACCTGTTAAAAACATAAAACATGTAAGAATTGTTTATTGAAGTTCAGATCCAAAGCAAACCCTAGTTTTATCTAGAGCAATATCTATCAACAGATTTGTACATTACCTGCAATGCATCTCATGCTTTCTTATTGGATCACCAAAATGAAGGGTACTAATATGGTATATACCAGTACCTGTCACAGTTGAACCATACATGCTAATTGGTCGATCAGGATCTGTTGTATCATGAACATTGACCACAATGGAATGCTTGCTAGCAAGTTGGTGAAGTAACTTATCCACTAGAGACTCAACATCAAATATTCCACCTAAATACCTGCAAATGTCAAAACATAATTCAAG
Coding sequences:
- the LOC122047529 gene encoding probable histidine kinase 3; the encoded protein is MLVECSEIPMSWLIDAQIMDQKTGYLSEKFNLWLGWPKKFSVRGLRNHLCSHYFGSKKLKETSRRLLFLWLAGWFVCAIWIFWFMNSQTVEKRREMLASMCDERARMLQDQFNVSMNHLQALAILISTFHHAKEPSAIDQITFAQYAERTAFERPLTSGVAYAVKVRHSERELFEKQHGWRIKKMDLTEQPPVREEDADLESPEISPIQDEYAPVIFAQDAYKHVISVDLLTGKEDCENILRARESGKGVLTAPFPLLKSKRLGVILTYAVYKSELPSNATPVQRIKAAIGYLGGIFDVESLVDKLLHQLASKHSIVVNVHDTTDPDRPISMYGSTVTGTGIYHISTLHFGDPIRKHEMHCRFKQKAPLPWLALTTSIGTLVIALLVGYIFHATVSRIAKVEDDYRQMMVLKKQAEAADVAKSQFLATVSHEIRTPMNGVLGMLQMLMDTDLDMTQEDYVRTAHASGKALVSLINEVLDQAKIESGKLELEAVPFDLRAVLDDILSLLYGKAQEKGLELAVYVSDQIPEVVIGDHGRIRQIITNLIANSIKFTERGHIYLTVHLTEEVMNSLNIETEYHSANSLSAFPVADRRRSWENFKIFKKELPASDPSLVSTTSDLINLIISVEDTGVGIPYEAQSRVFTPFMQVRPSISRIHGGTGIGLSISKCLVGLMKGEIGFVSEPQIGSTFTFTVVLTRSSNNSNEYKSFEFHGLTSLVVDDRPVRAKVTKYHLQRLGINAIIEMDPNQVLNRITSGTVATNLMLIEHEIWLTNAGIWSFIMNKLKDDQLDIPKVILLANPATSSKKNSSSSMEFVSTIITKPLRASMLQVSLQRVMGCGDGEHSRNGRLPQLPLHSLLHGKQILVVDDNVVNLRVAAGALKKYGAEVTCADSGKIAIDMLKPPHRFDACFMDIQMPEIDGFEATRRIREMETDMNRKINSGEVPLNFLGNVIPQRVPILAMTADVIQATHEKCRKLEMDGYVTKPFEGEQLYRELTRCFKTATKKNQ